One genomic window of Ruminococcus gauvreauii includes the following:
- a CDS encoding helix-turn-helix domain-containing protein: MPRQFKQARLINKLKMTEAAEKLGISQPTLSAWEGERKSPSIDGLEKMSDLYGVTTDFLLGRSEQGISVQSVPIAPETLPIFHGKPVWSAEYGWMLVDAGNHTLLLPNGQTVPFADAKRLFTLPQLFSEPSLPSGKPLILSEIQQFTRIWLEPISPDSDLRNELRGWYQVKKHFVQNEYGNRFYLDTYGAKWLAFYPEQQ, translated from the coding sequence ATGCCAAGACAATTCAAACAGGCACGGCTGATCAACAAATTAAAGATGACAGAGGCTGCCGAAAAACTCGGCATCTCTCAGCCAACCCTAAGCGCATGGGAAGGAGAACGTAAGTCTCCTTCCATTGACGGACTTGAGAAAATGTCTGATCTCTATGGTGTAACAACGGATTTTCTCCTCGGACGGTCAGAGCAGGGGATCTCGGTCCAATCTGTACCAATTGCTCCGGAAACCCTTCCAATCTTTCATGGAAAACCAGTCTGGTCTGCGGAGTACGGATGGATGCTGGTTGATGCCGGCAATCATACTCTATTGCTCCCAAATGGACAGACCGTTCCGTTTGCTGACGCCAAAAGGCTGTTTACGCTGCCCCAGTTATTTTCCGAACCAAGCCTGCCATCCGGAAAACCGCTAATCCTATCTGAGATCCAGCAGTTCACCCGGATATGGCTGGAGCCAATCTCTCCAGACTCAGATTTGCGGAATGAATTGCGGGGCTGGTATCAGGTCAAAAAGCATTTTGTCCAAAATGAGTATGGGAATCGGTTTTATTTGGATACCTATGGAGCAAAATGGCTTGCTTTTTATCCTGAACAGCAATAA
- a CDS encoding ATP-binding protein, with protein sequence MPEMQIIEWKEIWKDDYLAWICGFANAQGGTLYIGKNDNGETVGLSNSHKLLEDLPNKIRDAMGIIVPVNLHTDGETEYIEISVQPYPIAISYKGVYYYRSGSTNQKLTGLELESFLLRKQGATWDNLPLPSFTISDIDNGVVKRFIKWAAKKGRIDESALDEQKETLMKKLHLMNNDYLTNAAMLLFANDPEEWQLGAFTKIGYFESDSELRYQDEIHGSLLDQIDRIIETIHLKYMKAKITYEGMQRIERYFVPDAALREALLNALCHKDYARGIPIQVSVYNDRLYIANCGRLPENWSAEKLMEKHSSEPFNPNIAHVYYLAGFIESWGRGIEKICDACREDGVPLPEYDITGNSVMIKFIAPEDRIVYGPGETANGTVNGTVNGTVNLSDKEKEILALLSEDPAYTYQNLADRLNIGRKAVFGRIKSLKEKGIIERIGSDKNGYWQINE encoded by the coding sequence ATGCCTGAGATGCAGATTATAGAATGGAAAGAAATTTGGAAAGATGACTATCTGGCATGGATCTGTGGTTTTGCGAATGCACAGGGCGGCACGCTTTACATCGGCAAAAACGATAATGGCGAAACCGTAGGCCTGTCTAATTCCCATAAGCTGCTTGAGGATCTTCCGAATAAAATCCGTGATGCTATGGGTATTATTGTGCCTGTCAACCTTCATACAGATGGCGAAACCGAGTATATTGAAATTTCTGTACAGCCCTATCCTATTGCTATCTCATACAAAGGCGTTTATTATTACCGCAGTGGCAGTACGAATCAGAAATTAACCGGATTGGAACTGGAGAGCTTTTTGCTCCGTAAACAGGGCGCAACCTGGGACAACCTTCCTTTGCCGTCCTTCACAATCTCTGATATTGATAATGGTGTTGTTAAGCGTTTTATAAAGTGGGCGGCCAAAAAGGGACGTATTGATGAGAGCGCTTTAGATGAGCAAAAAGAGACGCTGATGAAAAAGCTGCACTTAATGAATAATGACTACTTAACAAATGCTGCCATGCTCCTTTTTGCAAACGATCCAGAAGAGTGGCAGCTTGGTGCTTTTACAAAAATCGGTTATTTTGAAAGTGATTCTGAACTTCGGTATCAGGATGAAATACATGGTTCACTGCTTGACCAGATTGATCGGATTATCGAAACTATCCATCTGAAGTATATGAAAGCAAAGATCACATACGAAGGAATGCAGCGGATCGAGCGTTATTTCGTCCCAGATGCGGCACTGCGCGAGGCTCTCTTGAATGCCCTGTGCCATAAGGACTATGCCCGTGGCATACCGATTCAGGTAAGTGTATATAATGACAGATTATATATTGCAAACTGCGGCCGACTGCCTGAAAACTGGTCTGCAGAGAAGCTCATGGAAAAGCACTCGTCTGAGCCCTTTAACCCTAATATTGCCCATGTATATTATCTTGCCGGTTTTATTGAAAGCTGGGGGCGCGGCATAGAAAAGATCTGTGATGCCTGCCGTGAAGATGGTGTACCATTGCCGGAATACGATATTACCGGAAATTCGGTTATGATCAAATTTATTGCACCAGAAGATCGGATTGTATATGGACCAGGGGAAACTGCAAATGGAACTGTAAACGGAACTGTAAACGGAACTGTAAATTTAAGTGACAAAGAAAAAGAGATTCTTGCTCTTCTTTCTGAGGATCCTGCTTACACCTATCAAAATCTTGCTGATAGATTGAATATCGGAAGAAAAGCTGTATTTGGGAGAATCAAAAGCTTAAAGGAAAAAGGTATTATTGAAAGAATCGGCTCGGATAAAAATGGTTATTGGCAAATAAACGAATAA
- a CDS encoding MerR family transcriptional regulator: MKFISTTEAGKKWGLSSRRVGILCSEGRIPGTQKTGNTWLIPEDAEKPADARIKSGKYIKKCEEQSNA; encoded by the coding sequence ATGAAATTTATTTCAACAACGGAAGCCGGCAAAAAGTGGGGACTTTCTTCTCGCCGTGTAGGTATCCTCTGCAGCGAGGGTCGTATCCCCGGAACTCAGAAGACCGGTAACACATGGCTTATTCCTGAAGATGCAGAAAAGCCAGCCGATGCACGCATTAAAAGCGGTAAATATATAAAGAAATGCGAGGAACAAAGCAATGCCTGA